A stretch of the Lates calcarifer isolate ASB-BC8 unplaced genomic scaffold, TLL_Latcal_v3 _unitig_221_quiver_1656, whole genome shotgun sequence genome encodes the following:
- the LOC127139851 gene encoding uncharacterized protein LOC127139851: protein MEPVNSLKTTVSQSQSTVPLSPSICVPPTLRDSECYHVFISYSSTDYQWTHSIINQLESCGLQVCYHERDFIPGRTVLENMSECIQESQKVLLVLSPEFVRSRWCLLEANMSLFRDCLERKPIVPVLLQPGVSVPLHLCHLTYLEANDPDFMNKLLKVLCTPNRELQGSTVVPFQPPSIYNGKALQPLTAVNDEGLNKWDSGQFSDMEVPDQLRLIIEDQEKYRQAVRMINSVSQNKVWLRPLWLRAMIYIIGAIVFLILATFSTYMTVIFIFGQFLPKLENKNPVGVWVLTISSFYCVPLGFIIQLSLWKMDDERYIVREMQKTVGQANTILSEEKVLMGCRSNSKIYLVYVSLDGCKHDFAETFSEQTNAEDMFERAILFFSSGYACCLAKRHFPFPQPSSTGHLEGGVCFCQYVSQQLSRGEWK from the coding sequence ATGGAGCCAGTGAATTCACTTAAGactacagtcagtcagtcacagtccACTGTCCCACTGTCTCCCTCTATTTGTGTCCCCCCAACACTGAGAGATAGTGAGTGTTACCATGTGTTCATCAGCTACAGCAGCACTGACTACCAGTGGACCCACTCCATCATCAACCAGCTGGAGTCCTGTGGCCTGCAGGTCTGCTACCATGAGCGTGACTTCATTCCTGGGCGCACTGTGTTAGAGAACATGTCCGAGTGCATCCAGGAGAGCCAGAAGGTGCTGCTGGTCCTCAGCCCAGAGTTTGTGAGGAGCCGCTGGTGTCTCCTGGAGGCCAACATGTCTCTGTTCAGAGACTGTCTGGAAAGGAAACCCATCGTCccagtgctgctgcagccagGTGTCTCAGttcctctccacctctgccACCTCACCTATCTGGAGGCCAACGACCCCGACTTTATGAATAAGCTGCTCAAGGTGCTCTGCACCCCCAACCGAGAGCTTCAAGGGTCCACTGTGGTGCCCTTCCAGCCTCCCTCTATCTACAATGGgaaggccctgcagcctctGACTGCTGTCAATGATGAGGGACTCAATAAATGGGATTCTGGTCAGTTCAGTGACATGGAGGTGCCAGACCAACTGCGCCTGATCATTGAGGACCAAGAGAAGTACAGACAGGCTGTGAGGATGATCAACAGTGTCTCTCAAAATAAAGTGTGGCTGCGCCCACTATGGCTTAGAGCAATGATCTACATTATTGGTGCGatagtttttttaatcttggCAACTTTTTCTACATATATGacagttatatttatatttggcCAGTTTTTGCCCAAACTTGAGAACAAAAATCCTGTTGGAGTATGGGTGCTCACCATTTCTAGTTTCTACTGTGTTCCATTAGGGTTTATTATTCAGCTTAGTCTCTGGAAGATGGATGATGAGAGGTACATTGTGAGGGAGATGCAGAAAACTGTAGGTCAGGCAAACACAATCCTCTCTGAGGAGAAGGTGTTAATGGGCTGTCGGTCCAATTCAAAAATCTATCTGGTGTATGTTTCTCTTGATGGTTGCAAACATGACTTCGCAGAAACATTTTCTGAGCAGACTAATGCTGAGGACATGTTTGAGAGAGCAATACTCTTCTTCTCATCAGGTTATGCCTGCTGCCTTGCTAAAAGACACTTTCCTTTTCCCCAGCCCAGCTCTACTGGTCACCtggagggaggggtgtgtttctgtcagtatGTCTCCCAGCAGCTGAGCAGGGGAGAATGGAAGTAG